Proteins encoded in a region of the Teredinibacter purpureus genome:
- the folP gene encoding dihydropteroate synthase: protein MLLHCGSRSIDLSSPKVMGVLNVTPDSFFDGGKHYAASGGESRLLIDHAVKAAEAMVLAGAAFIDVGGESTRPGAADVSAQQEADRVLPVVEALASRVDAVVSVDTSTALVMVEACRLGAGLLNDVRALEREGALAAAITTGLPICLMHMQGNPATMQDNPAYIDVVGDVSQYLAARIALVVDTASELGMVPPQLVLDPGFGFGKTDNHNIALLNGLTELSALRLPLLVGLSRKSMLGRLLGRPPSERLAGSLALALIAAQNGANIIRVHDVPETMDVITLLQQVKNGGHHSGA from the coding sequence ATGCTTCTTCATTGTGGTTCCCGTTCTATCGATTTGTCTTCCCCTAAAGTGATGGGTGTTTTAAATGTAACGCCAGATTCTTTTTTTGATGGCGGTAAGCATTACGCCGCATCAGGGGGTGAGTCGCGCCTCTTGATTGATCACGCCGTGAAAGCGGCTGAAGCGATGGTCTTGGCTGGCGCGGCATTTATCGACGTTGGCGGTGAGTCCACGCGGCCAGGCGCGGCCGATGTAAGTGCTCAGCAGGAAGCCGATAGAGTGCTGCCTGTGGTGGAGGCTTTGGCGAGTCGTGTAGATGCTGTTGTTTCGGTTGATACGTCAACAGCCTTGGTCATGGTCGAGGCATGCCGTCTTGGCGCGGGCTTGCTTAACGATGTGCGTGCGCTTGAGCGCGAGGGCGCGTTGGCTGCAGCAATAACAACAGGGTTACCTATTTGTTTGATGCATATGCAAGGTAATCCCGCCACAATGCAGGATAATCCCGCTTACATTGATGTCGTGGGCGACGTTAGTCAATATTTGGCCGCGCGTATAGCGCTGGTGGTAGACACTGCGTCTGAGTTAGGTATGGTGCCGCCTCAGCTGGTGTTAGATCCTGGGTTCGGATTTGGTAAAACAGATAATCATAATATTGCTCTTCTTAATGGGTTGACCGAGCTTTCGGCGCTGCGGCTCCCATTGTTAGTAGGGCTTTCGCGTAAATCGATGCTGGGGCGGCTGCTGGGGCGACCGCCGAGTGAGCGATTGGCTGGGAGTTTGGCGTTGGCACTTATCGCGGCGCAAAATGGCGCAAATATTATTCGGGTGCACGATGTGCCCGAAACAATGGATGTAATAACACTACTACAACAGGTCAAGAATGGGGGACACCATAGTGGCGCGTAA